GGTGACCTTGTTTTTTACGGTAGTTTTTCTTAGCTTTATACTTGTAAACAATGATTTTTTTGTCTTTACCATGTTCTTCAACTTTTAAAGTAACTTTAGCTCCTTCAACATAAGGGCTTCCTACTTTAAAATCAGAACCAGTGTTTAACATTAAAACTTTGTCTACTGTATGAGTATCTCCAGCTTCTGCACCTAAAAGTTCTACTCTTAGTACATCACCTTCTTGAACCTTATACTGCTTACCACCTGTTTCAATAACTGCGTACATAATTACACCTCCTGCATCATACTCGCCAAGCTTAGGTAGCTTAATGGGCTTTAAGACCTAGTTTGTGCGGTTTGGGCAGCAAAAAAACACTGCTTACGATAAGTTAGTATACTATATGAGAAATAATAAGTCAATCCTAGTCACTTTTAAAACTATAAATTAATTTAGGACAAAATCCGATGGCATCAGCACTTACTATATGAAAATTTATTCCCCATTTTTCTTCTGGTAGAGCACTAAAAATAGCCTCTGAATGAAGATGTCCATAAATGCAAGTTTTCACATTAAAATTTGTCATGATTTCAACAAATTCACTAAACTCATGTTTACCGCTTGTCGGCGGGTAATGTAGCATCACAATAATGTCCTTGATATCTTCTTTTATACTCTTTAAAGATAATTTTAGTCTTCCAAGTTCTCTTTTATAAATTTTCAAGTCTACACTTTGTTTGAAGTTTTTATCTTCTGGGTTAAGCCAGCCCCGAGTTCCACAAATAGCAACTTGATTATTCAGTATAATATGGTCATTTTGTAAAGCAATGATGTTTTCTGGTAAAGCTTTTCGAACTTTACTTAAACTCTTCCACCATAAATCATGATTGCCCTTAGAAATTATTTTTTTACCTGGCAAATTTTCTAAATAAGATAAATCATATACTATATCTTCTAAATTAAGTCCCCAAGAAAGATCACCTGGAACTAATACTATATCTTCATTAGAAACTGTTTTTACCCAATTTTCTTTTATCTTTTCAGCATGGTCTTGCCACTTTTCACCAAATATGTTCATTGGCTTATATTCCTGATAGTTTTCATCAAATGATAGATGAAGGTCGCTCAGGGCAAATATTTTCATAATATCCCCCTACTATAATTCTTATTTTAGCTAATACGTCATTTATTTTATCATATTTAAACCCTTTATAAATAAAAAATGCACCTCCCTAAGAGAGATACATTTATAGTTATACGATTATTTTTTCTTAGCTTACTCAATATTATGTACTGCTTTAATTTCATAATTGTTAATTAATAAACTTTCTTCTATTCTCAGTAAAATATTTTTACCTATCTTTTGCTCTAATTCTTTAATTTTTCGTTCTCCTTGACCTTTTAAAGATGAAATGATTTTAGGATTTGACTTTATCATTATCGTCTCAGCCATAGTTCTACCCGCCACTTCCATTAATTCATCTTTAATATTGGTACAAACTGATTCTACAGAAAAAATGCGTCCCTTGCCATCGCAACATGGACAAGTAGTTTCAAAAATAGAACTTAAAGAACGACGCACCTTTTTTCTAGTCATTTCTACCAGGTTAAGAGAAGTAATTCCTAAAATATTAGATTTTGTTTTATCTCGACTCAAAAACTGTTCTAACTTAGTTAAAACCATTTCTTGATTTTTTTCATATTGCATATCAATGAAATCAATAATAATAATTCCACCTAAATTACGCAAGCGAAGTTGTCTAGCTATTTCAAATGTTGCTTCTAAATTTGTTTTTAACACAGTGTCTTCTAAATCAATACTACCCACAAATTTACCCGTATTAACATCTATACTAGTTAAAGCTTCTGTTTGATCTATAATTAAATAACCACCACTTTTTAACCAAACTTTTCGTTTTAAAGCATTTGCTAATTCTGCTTTTACATTATATTCGGCAAAAATGTCTGCTTGATTAGTTAGCACAATTTTGTATTTTGAAAATTCTTTTCCAAGAAATCCTTTTATTTTTTCATTATCAAAACTACTATTAAAAATAATTTTATCTACGTCCTCAGTTACAACATCTCTTAAAATACGCTCAACTAATTGTAGATCCTTGTGAATTAACCTTTTTGTGCCCGGAAGTGCTAATTCTTTTTCAATTTTTTTCCACACACTAACTAAAAAATTCAAATCCTCTTCTAATTGTTCTTTAGTAGCATCTACGGCCACTGTCCTAATAATCATACCTATATTTGGATGTTTGATTTCTTCGGCCACTTCTTGTAGTCTTTCTCGCTCTTTTTCATCCTTTATCCTACGAGAAATACCTATATAATCTACTGTAGGCATTAAAACCAAGTAACGACCTGGTAAGGTTAATTGTCTAGTAACCCTAGCCCCTTTTGTTCCTAATGGCTCTTTAGATACTTGTACGATAACCTCTTGACCAACTTTTAAAATATCTCTAATATTAATTTTTACACCATTTTTACCATAAGAATTATCAGGTATAGCATCTTCTACATAGAGAAAGGTGTTTTTTTCCCTACCAATATCTACAAATGCAGCTTGCATTCCTGGTAAGACATTTTCAACTATACCTTTAAAAATGCTTCCAACTAGCCTATCACCTATTGTTTCTTCAATATAAATTTCGACTAATTGGTCATTTTCTAGCACAGCCACTCGCGTATCATTTGTGCTAGACTGTACGATAATCTCCTTTTTCATAAGCGCCTCCCCTTACAATTACACATCGAGAGGAGAAATTAACCCCTTTTCATTAGATATATATAGACCTTTTCTATGCACAAGTAAAGTATCCATATCTAAAGAAATTCCCACCTCTATAAGTGCATTTAGTACATCCCCAGGGCGTATATTATCTTCACTTCCACTTTGAACATCGATATTGAAATCTAAAAACTTATTATCTATAATACGTCCACTTATATTATATATACCACTTTTTATATCTTTTTCTTTCATTCCTTTTTTGCCTTTACGTCTTATGATAATTTGTTCTTGTTTAAATAAATCATCTATTTTTTGCTCAAAATCAGCCTGATTTAGTGGATCTAAAAGTCTTACTCTTATATTATATTTTGCTCGATTAATAATAGACATTAAAGAAGGAGACTTTTTATCTATTTCTTTAACATCAATTATATTTATTGCACTAGGTAAAGATTTCTCTAGTGATTTGTTTATTTCCTCTATTGAAATAGAATTTTTTAATTCTACATCTACATATTCATCTTCACTCGTTACTCCTACAGCTAAGGCAGAAGCAAAGGACAATTTAGGATGGGGATTGAACCCTTGACTATAAGCCAAGGGAATTTTAGCCCTGCGTATTGACCTTTCCCATGTCCGTAGAACTTCTAAATGAGAAATGAACTTCCCTTTTTCTGTTATAGCATATTTAATTCTTACGTTCACCTTTTAAATCCCCCTTTATGTCTAAACTAACATCAAAGTCTTGACATATCCCACAAACAGTACAATTAGCAAAACGACAGTCTACTGTGACTTTTTCAGCTAAGGCCTTTTGATGTTCTTTAGCTAAATACTCTTTTCTAACGCCAGAATTTATATGCTCCCAAGGTAATAAATCATCATAATCAAAACGCCTGTATGCATACCATTTATCATCAAGACCAGCTTCTTTAATAGATTCTAGCCAGGTATTATATTTAAAGTATTGATACCAACCATCAAATTTACAGCCATTTTTAAAAGCTAAATATAATGCTTTACTTAATCGGCGATCTCCTCTAGAAAACACAGCCTCTATATGACTTAAATCCGCATCATGATAATTATAAGCTATCCTTTTATTTTTCAATATTTTCCTTAGGTATTTTTGCTTTTCTAGTAAAGTTTCAATTGGACATTGGGGCTCGTATTGAAAAGCTGTCTGGGGCTTAGGCACAAAACCTGCCACACTAACTGTTACCGTTACCTTAGGCCCTTTTCTACCTGTTTCTTTTTGGATTTCATCTCCAATTTCCAGTACTCTAAAGGCTAAATCTCTAATTCCATCTAAATCTTCCTGAGTTTCAGTAGGAAGTCCAATCATAAAGTATAGCTTAATTCTCAGCCAGCCCTTTTTAAAAGAATCCGTAGTTACTCTAATTAAATCCTCTTCTGTTACACCCTTATTAATTACATCTCTTAATCTTTGCGTCCCTGCTTCAGGGGCAAAGGTTAACGAACTTCTCCTAACCTTTTGTACCTGTTCCGCGAGTTTCATGGAAAAAGTATCTATTCTTAATGAAGGAAGTGATACCCCTACCTCTTGATCTTTATACTCTTCTACTAAATCTGTTAATAAAGAAGCTATACAGCTATGATCACTACTACTTAAAGATGTAAGGGAAACATCATCATAACCTGTGTTTTTTAATAGCTTGTCCACTTGATCTTTTAAGACCTCGGGTGAACGCTCTCTTACAGGTCTATAAATCATGCTAGCTTGGCAAAAACGACATCCTCTAGTACACCCTCTTAAAATTTCCACCATCGCCCGATCATGCACGATCTCAACATAAGGAACTATCGGGTTTGTAGGGAAATATGCTGTATCCATATCCTTTATATAACGTTTATCGACGATTTTAGGAGCATTAGGATTATTGACAGTGATAGATTCCATCTTGCCTTCCTCTGTATAATTCACATCATAATATCTAGGAATATAAGTGCCAGGAATCCTACAAAGCTCATTTAATAACTCGTCCTTATTCATTTTTCCATTATTTTTTTCTTTATGGTCCGCTATTGCTTTATATAATTCTAACGTGCTTTCTTCACCTTCACCAATAGAAAAAAGGTCAATAAAATCAGCAATAGGTTCAGGATTAAACGCACAAGGTCCTCCTGCAATAATTAAAGGATGATCATCGCCCCTATCCTTACTGTATAAAGGTATCCCCGCTAAATCCAACATATTTAAAATATTGGTATAACTCATTTCATATTGCAAAGTAAAACCTATTACATCAAACTGATCTAAAGGTTTATGGGACTCTAAACTAAATAAAGGAATATTATTTTTACGCATTAATTCTTCCATATCAACCCAGGGTGCAAATACCCTTTCCATTAAAAAATCAGGCTCATCATTTACTAAATGATAAAGTATTCTTGAACCTAAGTGAGCCATCCCTACTTCATATATATCAGCAAATGCAAAAGCTGCTTTTAATCTTACACTTTGCCAATCTTTCTTTACTACATTCCATTCATCACCTAAATAACGTAAAGGCTTTTCCACCTTTGGTAAAATCTCTTCTATATCAATTTGCTGCATATATGATCCTCCTAAAAGACAGTTAATAAACATATAAATATAGTACTTCTAAATTAACTATAAATCAAATTAATAACACAAAAAACTCTAGAGCAAAATCATAAGCCCTAGAGTAAATTAAAACTAGAATTAACATAATGCATAAAGATATAAATTATCCTTTTCGTAAAATAAAATAGTTTGCTACCATTTTACTACTAAAAGAAATCCAAAAAATACTTAAAACTAAACTCAATATAATGCCCATACTAGAAAAATTATGAACATTTAAAGCTAAACTAATTAATCCAAATCCCGGAATACTTAAGTAAAATAAATATTTTTGGATAGCTTTTTGCCTAGTATGCATATCCCATTTAAAAAGCTGAATAAATTCTGCAATATATACACTTTGAAAATATAAAGTTAAAAAACTCGGCACTAAAAATGAAAAAACCAACCATAATAAGATTTGTAATCCTTGCGGAATTGTTAAGAGTACTACTATACAAATAGCTACTATTTGAAAATACTGCATAACATATTTAGGGCTTCGTAAAGTAGCCTTAATAGCCACCTCCGTTAAAGCAATAGCCTTGGTTTTCTTTTTAAATAAACTCCTAGACCGCGCAAATAAAAAAGGCCTTTTACGTATTCGTTTAGGCTTTTTAACTTCGATGCCATTAAAACCTAATAATAAATCAATATATTTTAAGCTTTCTTCCTTTTCTCTGACTATATCCTCTAAAAAAGTTCCTTTAAGCCTTAACCGTTTCCTAATTAAATAAAAAAGGGCTAAGATAAATAATAAAATACTAATTACAGCGACTATCATCTTCTGCAGCATAACTTGCGCTAAATAAAGAAAACCAGAATAACCTAAAATAAATATTAATTTATCTAAAACAAATAATTTCCAACCCTGCCATCTAAGACTTACTAGCTGTCCTACAATTCCAAAGAAAACCTTTAGTAAAAAAACAAAACACACTAAAATAACTATTTTTCCATATTCTAATTGATAATATTTAAATAAAGGAGATAAAATCCCAAAAACAAGTAAAGTTTGTCCTAACTTAACTATTAACGAATAAGTAATCCCATATCTTATAATTTTTCCTATCCATAATTTCTGTGGTAATAAAAATATTCGGTCTGCATCTTCTAGATAAAGTCTAATACCACCAACCCTAGTGAATAAAAATAAACCGGATAAAACCAAAACAACTGGAATAAAATCAAACCATACCGGAGGACTAAACCACCATAAATGATAATAATAAATAGCGAAAGCTAAAGCAGGAATCACAATGTATAAAGCAACTACCCAATCAACTATTTGTTTAAATACGCTTAATTTGAATTTTTCTTCCACCTTGACCCGGTGAAAAAACACTTTCCGAGGCGTCAACATACCTTATTCTCCAAAAGAAAATGAAAACAATCAAATAAGCTGCCATCCCTTAGCTTACAAGTTTGCTGTAAGTCCTCCATACTTCC
Above is a genomic segment from Desulfonispora thiosulfatigenes DSM 11270 containing:
- the rplU gene encoding 50S ribosomal protein L21 — protein: MYAVIETGGKQYKVQEGDVLRVELLGAEAGDTHTVDKVLMLNTGSDFKVGSPYVEGAKVTLKVEEHGKDKKIIVYKYKAKKNYRKKQGHRQPFTKVTVEKIEA
- a CDS encoding metallophosphoesterase, with amino-acid sequence MKIFALSDLHLSFDENYQEYKPMNIFGEKWQDHAEKIKENWVKTVSNEDIVLVPGDLSWGLNLEDIVYDLSYLENLPGKKIISKGNHDLWWKSLSKVRKALPENIIALQNDHIILNNQVAICGTRGWLNPEDKNFKQSVDLKIYKRELGRLKLSLKSIKEDIKDIIVMLHYPPTSGKHEFSEFVEIMTNFNVKTCIYGHLHSEAIFSALPEEKWGINFHIVSADAIGFCPKLIYSFKSD
- a CDS encoding Rne/Rng family ribonuclease, coding for MKKEIIVQSSTNDTRVAVLENDQLVEIYIEETIGDRLVGSIFKGIVENVLPGMQAAFVDIGREKNTFLYVEDAIPDNSYGKNGVKINIRDILKVGQEVIVQVSKEPLGTKGARVTRQLTLPGRYLVLMPTVDYIGISRRIKDEKERERLQEVAEEIKHPNIGMIIRTVAVDATKEQLEEDLNFLVSVWKKIEKELALPGTKRLIHKDLQLVERILRDVVTEDVDKIIFNSSFDNEKIKGFLGKEFSKYKIVLTNQADIFAEYNVKAELANALKRKVWLKSGGYLIIDQTEALTSIDVNTGKFVGSIDLEDTVLKTNLEATFEIARQLRLRNLGGIIIIDFIDMQYEKNQEMVLTKLEQFLSRDKTKSNILGITSLNLVEMTRKKVRRSLSSIFETTCPCCDGKGRIFSVESVCTNIKDELMEVAGRTMAETIMIKSNPKIISSLKGQGERKIKELEQKIGKNILLRIEESLLINNYEIKAVHNIE
- a CDS encoding TIGR03936 family radical SAM-associated protein — translated: MNVRIKYAITEKGKFISHLEVLRTWERSIRRAKIPLAYSQGFNPHPKLSFASALAVGVTSEDEYVDVELKNSISIEEINKSLEKSLPSAINIIDVKEIDKKSPSLMSIINRAKYNIRVRLLDPLNQADFEQKIDDLFKQEQIIIRRKGKKGMKEKDIKSGIYNISGRIIDNKFLDFNIDVQSGSEDNIRPGDVLNALIEVGISLDMDTLLVHRKGLYISNEKGLISPLDV
- a CDS encoding TIGR03960 family B12-binding radical SAM protein → MQQIDIEEILPKVEKPLRYLGDEWNVVKKDWQSVRLKAAFAFADIYEVGMAHLGSRILYHLVNDEPDFLMERVFAPWVDMEELMRKNNIPLFSLESHKPLDQFDVIGFTLQYEMSYTNILNMLDLAGIPLYSKDRGDDHPLIIAGGPCAFNPEPIADFIDLFSIGEGEESTLELYKAIADHKEKNNGKMNKDELLNELCRIPGTYIPRYYDVNYTEEGKMESITVNNPNAPKIVDKRYIKDMDTAYFPTNPIVPYVEIVHDRAMVEILRGCTRGCRFCQASMIYRPVRERSPEVLKDQVDKLLKNTGYDDVSLTSLSSSDHSCIASLLTDLVEEYKDQEVGVSLPSLRIDTFSMKLAEQVQKVRRSSLTFAPEAGTQRLRDVINKGVTEEDLIRVTTDSFKKGWLRIKLYFMIGLPTETQEDLDGIRDLAFRVLEIGDEIQKETGRKGPKVTVTVSVAGFVPKPQTAFQYEPQCPIETLLEKQKYLRKILKNKRIAYNYHDADLSHIEAVFSRGDRRLSKALYLAFKNGCKFDGWYQYFKYNTWLESIKEAGLDDKWYAYRRFDYDDLLPWEHINSGVRKEYLAKEHQKALAEKVTVDCRFANCTVCGICQDFDVSLDIKGDLKGERKN
- a CDS encoding ABC transporter permease, with the protein product MLTPRKVFFHRVKVEEKFKLSVFKQIVDWVVALYIVIPALAFAIYYYHLWWFSPPVWFDFIPVVLVLSGLFLFTRVGGIRLYLEDADRIFLLPQKLWIGKIIRYGITYSLIVKLGQTLLVFGILSPLFKYYQLEYGKIVILVCFVFLLKVFFGIVGQLVSLRWQGWKLFVLDKLIFILGYSGFLYLAQVMLQKMIVAVISILLFILALFYLIRKRLRLKGTFLEDIVREKEESLKYIDLLLGFNGIEVKKPKRIRKRPFLFARSRSLFKKKTKAIALTEVAIKATLRSPKYVMQYFQIVAICIVVLLTIPQGLQILLWLVFSFLVPSFLTLYFQSVYIAEFIQLFKWDMHTRQKAIQKYLFYLSIPGFGLISLALNVHNFSSMGIILSLVLSIFWISFSSKMVANYFILRKG